Proteins from a genomic interval of Nostoc sp. TCL240-02:
- a CDS encoding glycosyltransferase family 2 protein, with product MQTSITFIIFNRSQKTEKVFEAIRQAKPKKLFVIADGPRSNREGEVEKCEETRAIIERVDWECEVIKNYADINLGCAKRVSSGLDWVFKNVEETIILEDDCIPHPTFFRFSEELLEKYRYDTRIGTISAQNVQFGRKRTNYSYYFSRYNHCWGWASWRRAWQHYDLTMKLWKEVQAENLLHDILIDTKAVNYWRRIFQSIYNNPTGITWDYQWTFACWMQGSLSIIPNVNLISNIGVGADATHFNSKQKFSFINMSMEAIEFPLKHPPFIVRNIEADIFTQKTVYKATALDIFKEELKKKLNYSTVKR from the coding sequence ATGCAAACATCAATAACTTTTATTATTTTTAATCGCTCACAAAAAACAGAGAAAGTTTTTGAAGCTATTCGCCAAGCCAAGCCAAAAAAGCTTTTTGTCATTGCAGATGGTCCCCGCAGCAACCGCGAAGGTGAGGTAGAAAAATGTGAAGAAACTAGGGCAATTATTGAGAGAGTTGATTGGGAATGTGAAGTTATTAAGAATTATGCTGATATCAACTTAGGTTGTGCGAAACGAGTATCTAGTGGTTTAGATTGGGTATTTAAGAATGTTGAAGAAACAATTATTTTAGAAGATGATTGTATCCCTCACCCGACTTTTTTCAGATTTAGTGAAGAACTACTGGAAAAATATAGATATGATACTAGAATCGGCACCATATCTGCCCAAAATGTTCAATTTGGACGAAAACGCACAAATTACAGTTACTATTTTTCTCGTTATAACCACTGCTGGGGTTGGGCAAGTTGGAGACGTGCTTGGCAACATTATGATTTGACTATGAAACTCTGGAAAGAGGTGCAAGCAGAAAACCTTTTACATGACATTCTTATAGATACAAAAGCAGTAAATTATTGGCGACGAATATTTCAGTCTATTTATAACAATCCTACAGGTATAACTTGGGATTATCAATGGACATTTGCTTGCTGGATGCAGGGCAGCTTAAGCATTATTCCCAATGTAAATTTAATTTCTAATATTGGTGTTGGTGCAGATGCAACTCATTTCAATTCCAAGCAAAAATTTTCGTTCATTAATATGTCGATGGAAGCAATAGAATTTCCCTTAAAGCATCCACCGTTTATTGTGAGGAATATAGAGGCAGATATTTTTACGCAGAAAACAGTCTATAAAGCAACAGCATTGGATATTTTTAAAGAAGAATTGAAGAAAAAATTAAATTACTCAACAGTTAAAAGATAG